A genomic region of Pirellulales bacterium contains the following coding sequences:
- a CDS encoding sugar phosphate isomerase/epimerase, whose amino-acid sequence MARPVTLFTGQWADLSINDLARKAHEFGYDGLELACWGDHFEVDKALADAGYCARKREQLEKHDLQVFAISNHLIGQAVCDIIDERHQSLLPPRVWGDGKPDGIWKRASEEMKNTARAAQKLGVSVVNCFTGSSIWHLFYSFPPVPPKMIDDGFKLFAERWNPILDVFGECGVRFALEVHPGEIAFDLHTAQRALEAIDHREEFGFNFDPSHLHWQFVDPAEFIRAFPDRIYHVHVKDAITTLNGRSGILASHLDFGNPLRGWDFRSPGRGSVNFEEVIRALNHAGYSGPLSVEWEDCGMEREHGAREACEFVKKLDFAPSPTQFDAVFAKK is encoded by the coding sequence ATGGCACGTCCCGTTACCCTATTTACCGGCCAATGGGCCGACCTATCGATTAACGATTTGGCCCGCAAAGCGCACGAGTTTGGCTACGACGGGTTGGAACTCGCATGTTGGGGAGATCACTTCGAAGTGGATAAAGCGCTGGCAGACGCCGGTTATTGCGCGCGAAAGCGAGAGCAGCTCGAGAAGCACGACTTGCAGGTATTTGCGATCAGCAACCATCTCATCGGCCAGGCCGTGTGCGACATCATTGATGAGCGACACCAATCGCTTCTGCCGCCGCGAGTTTGGGGCGACGGCAAGCCAGACGGCATTTGGAAGCGGGCGTCCGAGGAAATGAAGAACACTGCCCGTGCCGCGCAAAAACTGGGCGTCAGCGTGGTCAACTGCTTTACCGGTTCCAGCATCTGGCATCTGTTCTATTCGTTTCCGCCGGTGCCGCCGAAGATGATTGATGACGGCTTCAAACTGTTTGCCGAGCGTTGGAACCCAATCCTCGATGTGTTTGGCGAGTGCGGTGTGCGATTCGCACTCGAAGTTCATCCCGGTGAAATCGCTTTCGACCTCCACACGGCCCAGCGAGCACTGGAAGCAATTGACCACCGTGAAGAGTTCGGGTTTAACTTCGACCCGAGTCACTTGCATTGGCAGTTCGTCGATCCGGCGGAATTCATTCGCGCGTTTCCCGACCGTATCTATCACGTTCACGTGAAGGATGCGATCACCACGCTCAACGGACGCAGCGGAATTCTCGCCAGCCATCTAGATTTCGGCAATCCGCTGCGTGGTTGGGACTTTCGCTCGCCGGGGCGCGGCAGCGTGAACTTCGAGGAGGTGATTCGTGCCTTGAACCATGCCGGCTACAGCGGCCCGCTGTCGGTGGAGTGGGAAGATTGCGGCATGGAACGCGAACACGGAGCCCGCGAGGCGTGCGAGTTTGTCAAAAAACTCGATTTTGCACCCAGCCCGACACAATTCGACGCGGTGTTTGCAAAGAAGTGA
- a CDS encoding aminotransferase class V-fold PLP-dependent enzyme — protein MLDAKSRLRDFPNLAVLTYLNTAAEGIPPRAVSEALAQYSRDKLLGMDGRTLHEAQWQLAREQVAKAFGLTADEIGICSCSSDAFNLAALALRLRDGDEVIINDLDFPAGATPWLQSTCPATAKLWKSHQGALRTSDLKALLSSRTRLVSTSLVSFYNGFRLPLEETIATVRRHSDALIALDVTQALGRITLDLRDVDLIVSSTHKWILASHGGGLVGVPHARAEQWTVPAGGWFNRQDAFGADRFERTTPKSGAASFCVGMPNYPATYAIATALEYLQSVGIAAIEAHADPLVRQCFDAIKTLPVELLTPDEFGAIAGIIAFRHPQAARIYEHLHARNIHVMHHAGRLRVSLHGYNTQSDLDRFLAALREALHEC, from the coding sequence ATGCTGGATGCCAAATCACGCCTGCGAGACTTCCCCAATCTGGCGGTGTTGACTTATCTGAACACTGCCGCCGAAGGGATTCCGCCGCGCGCGGTGAGCGAGGCGCTTGCGCAGTACAGCCGCGACAAGCTGTTGGGGATGGATGGCCGCACCTTGCATGAAGCGCAGTGGCAATTGGCACGCGAACAAGTCGCGAAGGCATTTGGATTAACCGCCGATGAGATCGGGATCTGCTCCTGCTCTTCGGATGCTTTCAATCTCGCCGCCCTGGCCCTCCGGCTTCGCGATGGGGACGAAGTCATTATCAACGATCTAGATTTTCCCGCCGGCGCTACACCCTGGTTGCAATCTACATGTCCGGCCACGGCGAAACTCTGGAAATCACACCAGGGCGCTCTGCGGACGAGTGATTTGAAAGCACTTCTTTCATCGAGAACGCGATTGGTCTCGACGTCGCTGGTCAGCTTTTATAACGGCTTTCGCCTCCCTCTGGAGGAAACAATTGCCACGGTTCGTCGTCATTCGGACGCTTTGATTGCGCTCGATGTAACGCAAGCACTGGGACGGATCACTTTGGATTTGCGCGACGTTGATTTAATCGTCAGCTCAACCCACAAGTGGATTTTGGCGAGCCACGGTGGCGGGCTAGTAGGCGTGCCACATGCGCGGGCCGAGCAATGGACTGTCCCGGCTGGCGGCTGGTTTAATCGACAAGATGCCTTCGGGGCAGATCGCTTTGAGCGAACTACTCCCAAGTCGGGTGCAGCAAGCTTCTGCGTCGGGATGCCAAACTATCCTGCGACCTACGCGATTGCCACAGCGCTCGAATACCTACAATCCGTTGGCATCGCGGCCATTGAAGCCCACGCCGATCCATTGGTGCGTCAGTGTTTTGACGCGATTAAGACGCTCCCAGTCGAACTCCTGACGCCTGATGAATTCGGAGCAATTGCGGGCATCATAGCCTTTCGGCATCCGCAGGCCGCACGGATCTACGAGCATCTCCATGCCCGAAACATTCACGTAATGCATCATGCAGGCCGCCTCCGAGTGTCGCTGCATGGATATAACACACAATCTGATCTCGATCGGTTCCTTGCTGCACTCCGAGAGGCCCTGCATGAGTGCTGA
- a CDS encoding amidohydrolase family protein: MSADLPAIDGHVHVWTGDLATYPLAAGYSSSRMQPPSFTPDEYLAIAAPLGVQRTVLIQMDFYGYDNSYLLDTIERFPGVFSGVAQIDHRGPDPATELCRLKTLGIRGARIVPPGHGDDLWLNDAGMRSLWRCAAEQRLAICPLIAPAELPAVSQMCERYSETTVVVDHFAGIGSDGTFRAGDIHALCDLAQFPHVFVKTSAFYDIGEQRPPYDDLKPMIRHLVDAYGARRLMWGSDSPFQLTLPNTYRASLEFVRNQLDFLSADDRAWLLERTATQVFFA; encoded by the coding sequence ATGAGTGCTGATCTGCCCGCCATCGACGGTCACGTCCATGTCTGGACCGGTGACTTGGCCACTTACCCACTTGCGGCCGGCTATTCCAGCAGCCGAATGCAGCCGCCAAGTTTTACTCCCGATGAGTATCTGGCCATTGCAGCGCCGCTCGGAGTACAGCGCACAGTACTAATCCAGATGGATTTCTACGGCTACGATAATTCCTATCTCTTGGACACAATCGAGCGCTTTCCCGGCGTGTTTTCCGGAGTGGCGCAGATCGACCATCGGGGGCCGGATCCGGCGACAGAGTTGTGCCGGCTCAAGACGCTGGGGATTCGGGGAGCCAGAATCGTACCGCCGGGTCACGGCGATGATCTGTGGCTCAATGACGCAGGAATGCGATCGCTCTGGCGATGTGCGGCTGAGCAACGGCTCGCAATCTGTCCATTGATCGCCCCTGCAGAGCTTCCGGCAGTGTCACAGATGTGCGAGCGATATTCTGAAACTACCGTCGTCGTCGATCATTTTGCAGGAATCGGCAGCGATGGCACGTTTCGCGCAGGAGACATCCATGCGCTGTGTGATTTAGCCCAGTTTCCCCACGTCTTCGTCAAAACCTCGGCGTTTTACGATATCGGAGAGCAGCGGCCGCCCTACGACGATCTCAAACCGATGATTCGACATCTGGTCGACGCTTACGGGGCGCGGCGGCTCATGTGGGGAAGCGATAGCCCCTTTCAATTGACGCTTCCGAACACGTATCGGGCATCGCTCGAATTTGTTCGCAACCAGCTTGATTTTCTCAGCGCCGACGATCGGGCGTGGCTGCTGGAGCGAACCGCAACCCAAGTATTTTTTGCATGA
- a CDS encoding M20/M25/M40 family metallo-hydrolase encodes MIDSLEIRARELLCDLIALPTVNPMGKPFRGALPIERPVIEYLEQLFAPYGVQLQRLPCSPLHESLLITVDGQTDLPGTLLESHIDTVPADDWLEQALKPRVAGGQIFGRGACDDKGSLVGMVLALLSLLESGNVPPQCVWLLAAGDEEYAQCGIRQFLASQNLPIGRAIFGEPTELVPVIQHKGTIRWDITVLGRSAHTSRAELGRSAILDAMHVIELLAKHQQELRAMHTNPLVSGPSLTVTMIEGGRTRNMVPDRCTMAVDFRIVPGMDPQRAIDDLFERLAASGLSLEHGDFQCFAPALSTAADDPFVRRIAAICQRILHRPVAPTGAPYGSDAGWMPKKIPALVLGPGSIDQAHAIDEFIELNQVVQMAAICRDTIVYDWHHPSRDLL; translated from the coding sequence ATGATCGATTCTCTTGAGATTCGCGCCCGAGAATTGCTGTGCGATTTGATTGCGCTGCCCACCGTGAATCCGATGGGAAAGCCTTTTCGAGGTGCGCTGCCGATCGAACGACCCGTGATCGAATATTTGGAGCAATTATTTGCTCCGTATGGAGTTCAGTTGCAGCGGCTACCATGCAGCCCATTGCACGAAAGCCTACTGATTACGGTTGACGGCCAAACCGATTTGCCAGGCACCTTGCTCGAATCTCATATCGATACCGTTCCGGCAGACGACTGGCTGGAGCAGGCATTGAAGCCGCGTGTCGCCGGCGGGCAAATTTTCGGCCGCGGCGCTTGCGACGACAAAGGTTCGCTCGTAGGAATGGTGTTGGCGCTCTTAAGCCTGTTGGAATCGGGAAATGTTCCACCGCAGTGCGTTTGGCTATTGGCTGCAGGCGATGAAGAGTACGCTCAATGTGGAATCCGGCAATTTCTCGCAAGCCAGAACTTACCAATCGGCCGCGCCATCTTTGGTGAGCCGACCGAGCTAGTGCCGGTGATTCAGCACAAAGGGACGATTCGTTGGGACATTACCGTGCTTGGCCGTAGTGCTCACACTTCTCGGGCGGAACTGGGACGTAGCGCGATTCTCGATGCAATGCACGTAATTGAGCTACTCGCCAAGCACCAGCAGGAGTTGCGGGCGATGCACACCAATCCATTGGTCAGCGGACCCTCTCTAACGGTAACGATGATCGAAGGAGGGCGGACGCGAAACATGGTCCCAGACCGCTGCACAATGGCGGTCGACTTTCGCATCGTCCCTGGCATGGACCCTCAGCGGGCCATCGATGATTTGTTCGAACGTCTGGCGGCCTCGGGGCTATCGCTCGAGCACGGCGATTTTCAATGCTTTGCACCGGCATTAAGCACCGCAGCCGACGATCCATTTGTCCGGCGCATTGCCGCGATTTGCCAACGGATCTTGCACCGCCCGGTTGCACCGACGGGCGCGCCATACGGCAGCGATGCCGGCTGGATGCCGAAAAAGATTCCAGCACTAGTTCTCGGCCCTGGCAGTATCGACCAAGCCCACGCGATCGACGAATTTATTGAACTAAATCAAGTCGTGCAAATGGCCGCAATTTGTCGCGATACAATCGTTTACGACTGGCACCATCCGTCAAGGGATTTGCTCTAA
- the purD gene encoding phosphoribosylamine--glycine ligase, translated as MNILIIGSGGREHALAWKIKQSRKARRVFVAPGNAGTAIDAENVDITTTDFPRLTRFAKENDVNLTIVGPEAPLAGGIVDAFQAEKLRIFGPTRAAAELESSKVFCKNLLRQADVPTADYQVFRDGQRAITYLTDREDVPIVVKADGLAAGKGVFVCKGRAEAIDAVNRIIKEKDLRNAGKQIILEERLDGQEVSVLAITDGHTIITLPPAQDHKAAFDGDTGPNTGGMGAYCPTPLLTDADLHKVEEQVLVPTVHAMKRLRRPFRGVLYAGLMMTNQGPKVLEFNVRFGDPECQPLLMRLQSDLLDLLDATVDDRLDRIEPPKWDERPSVCVVMASAGYPGAYDRGFPIRGLDEAARLSDVKVFHSGTATSNGKIVTNGGRVLAVTAIGNTIPAAKLSAYTAIKQIRWEGAWCRKDISDKALRYGL; from the coding sequence GTGAACATTTTGATTATCGGCAGCGGCGGTCGTGAACACGCGCTGGCTTGGAAAATCAAGCAGAGCCGCAAAGCGCGCCGCGTGTTTGTAGCGCCCGGCAACGCTGGCACGGCGATCGACGCCGAGAACGTCGATATAACGACGACAGACTTTCCAAGGTTGACGCGCTTTGCCAAAGAGAACGACGTGAATCTGACGATCGTCGGTCCCGAAGCTCCTTTGGCTGGCGGCATCGTCGACGCTTTCCAAGCTGAGAAGCTCCGAATCTTCGGGCCTACCCGAGCGGCAGCCGAACTAGAAAGCAGCAAAGTGTTCTGTAAGAATCTGCTGCGTCAAGCCGATGTGCCAACGGCGGACTACCAAGTTTTTCGCGATGGCCAGCGCGCAATCACGTATCTTACCGATCGCGAAGACGTGCCCATCGTCGTGAAGGCCGACGGGCTTGCTGCGGGCAAAGGCGTGTTTGTTTGTAAAGGTCGCGCGGAAGCGATCGATGCGGTGAATCGCATCATCAAGGAAAAAGACCTGCGTAACGCCGGCAAACAAATCATTTTGGAAGAGCGGCTAGACGGCCAAGAAGTAAGCGTGCTAGCCATCACCGATGGCCACACGATTATTACCCTGCCACCCGCGCAAGATCACAAAGCGGCGTTCGATGGCGACACCGGCCCCAACACGGGCGGCATGGGTGCCTACTGCCCCACGCCGCTGCTAACCGACGCTGACCTGCACAAGGTCGAAGAACAAGTGCTGGTACCAACGGTTCATGCGATGAAGCGATTGCGCCGTCCGTTCCGGGGAGTGCTCTACGCAGGTTTGATGATGACCAATCAAGGCCCGAAAGTGCTGGAATTCAACGTCCGCTTTGGCGATCCCGAATGTCAACCGCTGCTCATGCGATTACAAAGCGATTTGCTCGATTTGCTCGATGCGACCGTCGATGATCGGCTCGACCGAATCGAGCCGCCCAAGTGGGACGAGCGACCCTCCGTGTGCGTTGTTATGGCCAGCGCAGGCTATCCGGGCGCCTATGATCGGGGCTTCCCAATCCGCGGCCTCGACGAAGCAGCTAGGCTTTCCGATGTCAAGGTTTTTCATTCGGGCACGGCGACTAGCAATGGAAAAATTGTCACCAACGGCGGTCGCGTACTGGCAGTCACGGCGATTGGCAATACTATCCCTGCGGCAAAACTTTCAGCGTATACCGCGATCAAGCAAATCCGCTGGGAAGGTGCCTGGTGTCGCAAGGACATTTCGGACAAAGCGCTGCGATATGGATTGTAG